The region CGTCGTGGACACGGCCGACCGGGCCGGGGTGGACCCGGCGCTGCCGGCGGCGGTCCTGGCGCTGGCCCGGGCCGGGGTCGACCGCGGCCACGCCGATGAGAGCCTCACCTCTCTCCTGCACCTGCTGCACCGCGCGTGAGGGAGGACCCGCCCGCGAAACCGGAGCCACGGGCCGCCCCACCCGGTTCGACGTGAGGAAACCCCCTCGTGGGCGCCACTTAACCGGGACGGACGGGTCGTGTACCCTCAATACGCAACGGCCCCTGTCGCTGCCTTGCGCCAGGGGTTCATCCATGTTCGGGGTCGGGAACACCCCGGTCAGGTGTCGAGCGAAAAGGTAGTGACCAATGCCGGCGATCACGCTCGTGGGTGCCCAGTGGGGCGACGAGGGCAAGGGCAAGGCGACCGACCTTGTGGGCGACCGCGTGGACTACGTGGTCCGCTACCAGGGCGGCAACAACGCCGGGCACACGGTGGTCATCGGCGACCAGAAATACGCCCTGCACCTGCTGCCGTCGGGCATCCTCTCGCCGAACGTGGTCCCGGTCATCGCCAACGGCGTCGTGATCGACCCGGGCGTCCTCTTCGAGGAGCTGGACGGGCTCGACGCCCGCGGCGTCGACACCTCGCGCCTGCTCATCTCCGCCAACGCGCACCTGATCATGCCCTACCACCGGGCCCTGGACCGGGTCAGCGAGCGCTTCCTGGGCAAGGGCCGGATCGGCACCACCGGGCGCGGCATCGGCCCGACCTACGCCGACAAGGTGTCCCGCCAGGGCGTGCGAGTGCAGGACATGTTCGACCCCAAGATCCTGCGCAAGAAGATCGAGCTGGCCCTCAACGACAAGAACCAGCTCCTCACCAAGGTCTACAACCGGCGCGCCCTGGAGGCCGAGCCGATCATCGAGGAGTACCTCGGCTACGCCGAGAAGATCCGCCCCTTCGTGGCGGACACCTCGCTGATCCTCAACCGGGCGCTGGACGACGGCAAGACCGTCTACCTGGAGGGCTCGCAGGGCACCCTGCTGGACATCGACCACGGCACCTACCCGTTCGTCACGTCCTCCTCGCCCACCGCGGGCGGCGCGGCCGCCGGGTCGGGCATCGGCCCCACCCGCATCACCAAGGTCGTCGGCATCCTCAAGGCCTACACCACCCGCGTCGGCTCGGGCCCCTTCCCGACCGAGCTGCTCGACGAGCAGGGCGCCTGGCTGCGCACCCAGGGCCACGAGTACGGGGTCACCACCGGCCGCGACCGCCGCTGCGGCTGGTTCGACGCGCCCATCGCCCGGTACGCGACCCGCGTCAACGGCATCACCGACTTCTTCCTGACCAAGCTCGACGTGCTCACCGGCCTGGAGCGCATCCCGGTCTGCGTCGCCTACGACGTCGACGGGGTCCGCCACGACGAGATCCCG is a window of Nocardiopsis changdeensis DNA encoding:
- a CDS encoding adenylosuccinate synthase — its product is MPAITLVGAQWGDEGKGKATDLVGDRVDYVVRYQGGNNAGHTVVIGDQKYALHLLPSGILSPNVVPVIANGVVIDPGVLFEELDGLDARGVDTSRLLISANAHLIMPYHRALDRVSERFLGKGRIGTTGRGIGPTYADKVSRQGVRVQDMFDPKILRKKIELALNDKNQLLTKVYNRRALEAEPIIEEYLGYAEKIRPFVADTSLILNRALDDGKTVYLEGSQGTLLDIDHGTYPFVTSSSPTAGGAAAGSGIGPTRITKVVGILKAYTTRVGSGPFPTELLDEQGAWLRTQGHEYGVTTGRDRRCGWFDAPIARYATRVNGITDFFLTKLDVLTGLERIPVCVAYDVDGVRHDEIPMTQTDFHHATPVYEYLDGWSEDITGAREFDELPKNAQAYVRTLEEMAGAPVSAIGVGPGRDQTLELRSLV